Within Flavobacterium pisciphilum, the genomic segment CCATTTAAATTATACTGACGACAAACTCTACATTCGGAAATTAAAATGTAAAAACGGAGAATACAAACACATTCAATGGAAAGACAAAAAATTTTCTGAGGACTTAATAATTGGAATTGGACAAGATATTACAGAACAAATCAACACCAAAGATTTGTATAAAAATCTAATTCAATCAGCCACCGATTTAATTTTTGAAACCGACGATGATGGTAATTTTACTTTTATCAATGAATTTGCAATTTCAACGTTAGGATATTCTGAATCAGAAATTATTTCTCATAATTATTTAGAATTCATTCGACTAGACTACATCACTAATACGATGAGCTTTTATGAAAATCTAGAAGACAATCTCAAGAAAAAAGAAAGTGATTTTCCCGCTATAGAAATTCCTTTACTAACAAAAAATAGGGAAGAGTTATGGGTTTCTCTTAAAGTTATTATCCGCAAGAATGATTTAGGAGAAATAATAGGTTATGCTGGTATCGCAAGAGATATCACTAAACTGAAAAATATTGAAATTGAAAACAAAATCAGGCAAGAAAAAATCGAAGATTACAATACGGTATCCAAAAAATTGTCGACTACCAATTTTAGTAATTATAATGACATCGACAGTGTTGTTGAACTAATCATCAAAGAAGCTGCAATAGCTTCAAAAGCCAACCGAGTTAGTTATTGGAAATATACAGAAGACGCAATTACCTGTACAAACCTATACGGCACAGATAACCATAAACTTGACAAAAAAAGAGTCCTAAAAAAAGAAGCCTATCCGATCTATTTTAATTCTATAAAAAGTAAAGCTATAATTAATGCTCCAGACGTATTCAATCAATTAGAAATATCTGAATTTACAAAAGATACTTTCTTAAAGAATAATATTAAGTCAATGCTGGATGTCCCTATTTTTACAAATGGACAACTAACAGGTATTCTTTGTTTTGAATCTACTCCGAACAAAAGAATTTGGGATAATGAAGACATTAGTTTTGGTCGAACAATTTCAGATATTATTTCTCTGGCCGTTTCCTCCCAAATGAGATTAATAGCAGAGAAAAAACTAGAATTCAAGAGTCAGTTATTATCTGCACTGGCATTATGCACCGAAAAGTTTTTACTGAGTAAAAGCACCTCTAAAATGTTTGAAGAAACCTTTGACATAATAGGAAAAGCTACAAAAGTAGATCATATGTTTTATTATGAAAGAGATACCAATACAAATCTTGTAAGTCAAAAATACAAATGGGCAAGAAAAGGAATTATAAAGCAAATCACAAAACTAAGAGGTTTTAGCACCGAAAACTTACATGAAATATTTGCTCAAGCACAAAACAAAAAAATATTAAATACACTAACTTCTAAACTTAAAGATTCTTTTTTTAAGGAATTATTGATCGCTAATGAGATCAAGTCTATTTTGATTCTTCCACTATATATAAATGATGAATTCACAGGATTTATAGGATTTGATGATTGTACTAATGAGAAAAAATGGACCGAAGATGAAATTTATATCCTCCAGTCTCTTGCAAATAACATTTCTTCAACCTTAGAAAGAAATAGAAACGAAACTAGAATTCACGAAAGTGAAGAAAAATTTAAACTAATAGCCAATAACATTCCTGGTACGGTTTATTTATCAAAATTTGATGAGCTATCAACCAAAGTATTCCTAAACGACGAGATAGAAAATTTAACTGGATACCCAAAATCTGAGTTTCTAGAAAACAAATTATCTTTCCTTTCATTAATACATCCAGATGATAAAGAAAACATCATTAAAAGTCAGGTTTCCGATTTAAAAAGAGGGATACCAATACACTATGTTTACAGAATAAAAAGAAAATCTGGTGAATATATTTGGGTAGAAGAATTTGGTGATGTAATCAAAAAGGGAAATACTATTGATTTTGTTGGTGGAATTTATTTTGACATTACAAGCAAAAAAGAAACTGAAGACGCTATAAAAGCGAAACAATTGGCTGAGGCAGCAAATAAATCAAAATCTGATTTCTTAGCTAATATGTCTCATGAAATACGGACTCCTCTAAACGGTATTATTGGTTTTACCAATTTGTTGATGAAAACAAATCTTGAGGAGATTCAACAAAAATATATGATTACTGTTAATCAGTCAGCACAATCATTACTAAATATTATAAATGACATTCTTGATTTCTCTAAAATAGAAGCTGGAAAACTAGAGCTAAATATCGATCAATATAATATTAGAGAAATACTCAACCAAGTGGTCGATTTAATATTATACGAATCCAACCTTAAAAATCTCACATTAGAACTTAACATCAATGAAGACATACCAAGTTGCTTCTGGATAGATGTAGTTCGAATAAAACAGATTCTAATTAATTTACTCGCAAATGCAGTTAAGTTTACCGAAAAAGGTACTATAAAACTCAATGTAACGATACTAGACAGAATAAACGATACCTACACAATACGGTTCTCTGTTTCTGATACTGGCATCGGAATACTCGAAGAAAACAAGAAACGTATTTTTCAAGCTTTTTCACAAGAAGACAGTTCTACCACTAGAAAATTTGGAGGTACAGGACTTGGACTAACTATTTCGAACAAGCTACTCAGCTTAATGGACAGCCATTTAAAATTAGAAAGTAAAGTAAACGTAGGAAGTACCTTTTATTTCGACCTCGACATACAAAGCTGCGACATACATGATCCTGTATTTTTTGAAAACACAATTGAAGACAGCAACAATACAAACTATGTTTTAACAGAAGAGCAACTTGCCAAAGAAATAAAATTCCTGATCGTAGAAGACAATAACGTCAACAGATTATTACTAAGAGCTACTATAAAAAACCTGTTTATAAATGCTATCATATACGATGCTGAGAACGGTAAAGAAGCTGTTGAACTGTACAAAACGGTAGATCCAGATATCATATTCATGGACATACAAATGCCTGTTATGAACGGATATGAAGCTACCGTAGCGATACGTAAATTAAAATCAGGAAAAAAAATACCTATAATTGCTGTAACTGCTGGGGCAGAAAAAGATGAAAAGCAAAATTGTATCAATGCAGGAATGACAGGTTATATATCAAAACCAATCATTAAAGGAAGCATCGAAAAAGCCATAATCAAATCTATTATCTAAATGTTAAAGAAATAGAAGATTGAAACCATTATTTCGAAAAATATATATAAATTCGTGTATAGTAAAACTTGAACTAAAACATTAAAACCATATAATTATGAAATGGCAAGGCAGAAGACAAAGTGATAATGTTGAAGACAGAAGAGGAATGTCATCAGGTGGAAAAACTCTTGTAGGAGGTGGAATCATTGGTATTATAATTTTACTAGTGAATGTTTTTGGTGGTGAAAATGCGCAATTTATAACTCCCGTCTTAGAACAAATGCAAGGCTCTCAGCCGAGCCAAACCGAAGCTGCAGCACCATTAAGCAAAGAAGATGAAGAAATGGGCAACTTTGTTAGAGTGAATTTGGCCGACAATGAAGACATATGGGGTAAAATATTTGCCGAAAACGGAATGACCTATAAAAACCCAAAACTAGTACTTTTTAGAGGTTCTGTAGAAACTGCTTGTGGAGGTGCTACAGCAGCATCAGGTCCTTTTTATTGTCCGGGAGACCAAAAAGTATATATGGATTTAGCCTTCTTTGAGGAACTAAAATCTAGATTCGGTGCCGAGGGTGGGGATTTTGCAATTTCGTACGTTATAGCGCATGAAATTGGCCACCACATACAAACATTATTAGGAACATCGGCTAAAATGCGCAAAGCACAAGAAGGAAAAAGCGAAGCTCAAGCCAATAAACTATCTGTTGCATTAGAACTTCAAGCCGACTTTTACGCAGGAGTTTGGGCACATTACAATGAGAAAAACTTAGATTCAGGTGATATTGAAGAAGCATTGAGTGCTGCAAATGCTGTTGGTGATGACGCAATACAAAGCAAGATGCAAGGACGAGTAGTTCCAGACTCATTTACACATGGTACTTCAGAACAACGAATATATTGGTTCAAAAAAGGATTTAGTACAGGAGATATCAAACAAGGAGATACTTTTGCAGAGATTAGATAACAATGCCTCTTTTCTCCAAAGAAAGAAACAATTTAAAGCAGCTATTCTACAATAGCTGCTTTCTTTTTTTAGAGCTCATTATATAATTTGTATTTTATATAATGCTGCCTATATTGCCTAGCTAATTCATGATGATACTATTTTTAAAAAGTGGTTTTTTTCTTTTACCTCACACTTCTTTTTAAGTAGCATTTTTCAAGAAATATAAACGCACAAAAAAAGCCTCGAATAAATTCGAGGCTTTTGCTTTTGGGTGGATGACCGGGTTCGAACCGGCGACCCTCGGTACCACAAACCGATGCTCTAACCAGCTGAGCTACAACCACCATTTGCTTAGCGGTGGCAAAGATACAACTAAAGTTTAGTTGTGCAAGCAAAAAATAAAAAAATTTACAATAAATTTTCTAAACTATTGACTGCCAAACACCTCTCAACAGTAAATCCTTCAGCAAAATCTACCCCAACTAACCTACCTAGATCTTGTGCACGATAATTTAGGCTTTCAAGGAAGTTTTTACTCGTTATTGGAGTAGCAGGCTCCTTAGAATTTGCATCATAAAACTGCGAACCATACGCCAAAATAGATTCAATCTTCTTTTCAGTGAATCCTGTGATGTCTACAACGAAGTCTGGCTCTATATTTTTCCATTGGATATAATGATAAACTACTTTAGGACGCCATGCTGTTTGCTTCTCTCCATCAAGAGTAGTTCCTATTTTCATTAAACCAGATAAGAAACAAGCATCAGAAACTAATTTACTTCCTTTTCCATGATCAATATGACGGTCATCGATTGCATTACACAATACAATCTCAGGTTTATACTTACGGATCATTTTTATTACTTCTAATTGATGCTTTTCGTCATTAACAAAAAAACCATCACGCATTGCTAAATTCTCTCGCACAGAAACGCCCAATATGTTTGCTGCAGCTGCAGCTTCTAAATCTCTAAGTTCAGCAGATCCACGTGTTCCTAATTCACCACGAGTTAAATCTACAATCCCTACTTTTTTCCCTAGAGAAATCTCTTTTAAAATTGTTCCAGCACAACCTAACTCTACATCATCTGGATGTGCTCCAAAAGCTAATATATCTAATTTCATTCTTCTAATTATTTCAAGTTTTTATTGTTTCGGGTTTCAAGTTGCTGCTACAACTGAAAACTGTCAGTAAAAACTAATTACTTATTTTATATTCAAAACTCTTTTCATCGTCATCGACTTATTCACGCTTTCCTCCCACTCGTTTTCAGGAATACTCTCTTTTGTAATTCCGCACCCCATATATAAAACTGCTTCAGAATTGCGTATTTGCATGCTTCGTAAATTTACAAATAAATCAGAGCTTATCGAGTCAGAAGTAAAGCTACTATTTAATTCACCTAGAAAACCAGTATAAAAAGTCCGATTATAATTTTCATTTTCCAAAATAAAAGTTCGTGATTTCTTTTTAGGATAACCACAAACAGCAGGAGTTGGATGCAATAAATCAATTACTTCTTCTAAACTAGAATCTGTTTTTAAAGCTCCCGAAATATCAGTTTTAATATGCCAAATACTTCCCGCATTAGCACTATAAGGCTCAGTAACCTCAACCGAAGAAGCGACATCCTCTAATCTTTTTACAATAAAATCAGTAACATATTGCTGTTCGTCTTTTTCTTTTTGGTGCCAAACTACTTCTGTTGCCAAAGTAGCTTTTTGAGTTCCTGCTAAGGCAGTGGTTTCAAAAACATTCCCATTTGCTTTAAGCAATTGCTCAGGTGTTGCTCCCATCCAAAAACCAACTTCAGGATGAAAGAAACAATAAGCCAATGTTGTTGGGTATAAATTGGCTAGATTTTGAAAAGTTTCGATAAAATCAAAATCACTCAAAGAAACAATTTCACTACGTGATAAAACTACTTTTTTGAATTCCTCATTCTTAATAGCATTAACACCATTCTCAACTAATGCTTCAAATTGTTTTTTAGCCTCAGTATCAAAGTTCAAATTAACGACATCAACTAAACTTACAGACTTTGCTTCTAACTTGCTAGTACAAATTTCAGATTCATTTTCAGGAATAAGAACAATTTGTTTTTTATCAAAAGAAGCAAATACAAAACCTTTTTCTTTATAATCGACAACTTTATGCAACGTTTTATTTTGTTGCAACAAAGCAATAATTTCATCCGACTTAGGTTTCTTATAAAGCACAAAAGGCATATCCTGCTCTTTGTGTTTTTTAATTTTAGAAAAAAAATGATTCATGTCTGGACTACTTTTTTTGTCTATCTAAAACCATATTCGTCAGTTTACACAATGAAACCAAATTACCTTCTTCATCAGTAATTTTTATCTCCCAAAGGTGCAAGCTTCTTCCTTTATGGATAATTCGCGCAGTTCCATAAACAAAACCTTCACGAATACTTTTTAAATGATTTGCCGAAATTTCGATTCCGCGTACTTCTTGTAATTCAGGATTTATATAAAAAAAGGATGCTGCACTTCCTACACTTTCTGCAAGTGCTACTGATGCTCCACCGTGTAATAATCCCATTGGCTGATGAACAGCTGGATTTACAGGCATTTTGGCTACTAAAAAATCTTCTCCAGCATCTATATATTCAATTTTAAGCGTTTGCATCAAGGTGTTTTTAGAAAACTGATTGCAATGCTCTAATATTTGTTCTTTACTAAAATTCATTTGTTTGGCTTTAAAATGTAAAATTAAATAAAAGATAAGTCACAAAACAGGAAATACAATTCTAAATTAAAAATGATACGTTAATCGAATTACTTTTTTGCTATTTTTACATAAATTCTATTCAAATGCGTACTTTTTTTTTACTATTTACTATCGGAATACTTTTAGCTACAAGTTCATGTCGAAGTGATTTTGAAACCGTTGCCAGTACTGGAGATTTAGTTTTCTCAAAAGACACCGTGTATCTAGATACTGTTTTTACCAATATTGGTTCAAGCACCTACCAACTAAAAGTATACAACAAAAGCAAAAAAGACATTACGATTCCAACAATCAAATTAGGCAAAGGCTTAAGTTCAAAATACAGAATGACTGTTGATGGTATGCATGGAACTGATGGTAAAATCTTTAACAACGTAACATTGTTAGCCAAAGACAGCATGTATGTTTTCATAGAAACAACAGCAGCAATTACAGACGCAAATCCAACTGATTTTTTATATACCGATCAAATCCAATTTGATAGTGGTGCAAATCTTCAAAATGTAGAATTAGTAACACTCATCCAAGATGCAACTTTTTTATATCCAAAACATTTTGCCGATGGAACCACCGAAACGTTACCAATAGATGGCAAAGAAGTAGAAGGCTTTTTTTTAGAGGATAACGAATTACAATTTACAAATCAAAAACCATACGTCATATATGGTTACGCAGCTGTTCCCGAAGGAAAAACCGTTACGTTTGATGCTGGTTCAAGAGTTCATTTTCACTCCAACTCAGGGCTTTTAGTTAGCAAAAAAGCAAGTATTAATGTAAATGGAGCAATATCATCAACAGAAAAATTAGAAAAAGAAGTCATTTTTGAAGGGGATCGTTTAGAGCCTTTATATTCAGATATCCCTGGACAATGGGGAACTATCTGGCTTGCTAATGGAAGTACAAACAACACCATCACTAATCTGACTATTAAAAATGCAACTACTGGTTTGTTTATAGAAAATAGCGACCAAACTACGGTGCGTATTAAAAACACACAAATCTACAATTCTGTAAATCATGGTATTTTAGCACAAAACGGTAAAATAAAAGGCGAAAACATTGTAATAAATCGTGCAGGATTGTCAAGTTTAGCTTGTTTGTATGGTGGTAATTACGAATTTACACATTGTACTTTCAATAACAATTGGCAAAGCTCTCAACAAAGCACAGTTTCTCTTAGCAACACACTTGCAGGTGCGAGTCCAGAAACCAGAGATCTAACACAAGCTACTTTCAATAATTGCATCATTTACGGCTCAAATACCAACGAATTATCATTAGACAAAAAAAGCAATTCCGCTTTTGTGTACCAATTCAATAACTCATTAATTAAGCATAGTAGCACAAGCACAAACCCCGATTATCAATTCAATACAGATACCCAGCATTATAATGGGATTATACTAAATCAAGATCCAAAATTTTACAAAGTATCACAAAACAAATTTAATATCGAGGCAAATTCTAGTGCTTTCGCAAAAGGAAATCAGTCTTATATTATCCCGTTGGATATTATAGGAAACACCAGAACTTCTCCACCCGATTTAGGAGCTTACCAGAGTATGCCTTTCCCTAAATAAAACTCGCGAAGCCACAAAGCCTCAACAAACTAATATCTCATAGATATAGCTTACAAAAAACACAAAGAAACAAGGCAATAATTTAGAATAAGAAAAAAGCTGCAATAAATTAAACATCTCTTAACGCAAGGCATCCTAAAAATATGTAGATTTGTTTTAAAGTAAAACTAACCCATTCAAAATCAGTTTTTTGAAATAGTTTCACAAGCCCCTTTTTTAACCTTAAACCAATTAAATTATGAAGAAAATCTACTCTTCCCTTTTTCTATTGCTCTTTACTATTGCAACTTTTGCTCAAATTCCATCAGGATATTACAACACGGCAACTGGAACAGGTTACACCCTGAAAACTCAATTATACAATATCATTAAAGGACATACCGATAATGGATACGCTGGTTTATATACCACGTATCAAACATCTGATATTGATAATTTTTTCGAAAATGACGGAAGTGTCTTAGACATGTATTCTGAAAATCCATCAGGAACTGATCCGTATAACTATAGCATAGGAACGACACAAAGATGTGGTAATTACGTATCAGAAGGAGATTGTTATAACCGCGAACATATAATTCCACAATCGGTATTTAGCGAAAAAGCTCCGATGGTATCGGATGCACATTTCATCACACCTACAGATGGAAAAGTAAATGGAATACGATCTAATTATCCCCATGGAGTGGTAAATACACCAACATATATTTCTCAAAATGGTGGAAAACTAGGCGCCAATTCTACATCTGGGTATTCAGGAACTGTTTTTGAACCTATCAATGAGTTTAAAGGAGATATTGCTAGAATGTATTTTTATTTTGCAACACGTTATGAAAATACCGTTGCTGGTTATAGTTATCCTATGTTTGATGGTTCAGGAAACAAAGTATTTACTGCTGCTTTCTTGAATATTCTTTTAGCTTGGAATGCACAAGACCCAGTAAGTCCAAGAGAAATTGCAAGAAACAACGCCATTTATGCACGTCAGAATAATCGAAATCCATATATCGACCATCCAGAATATGTAAATCAAATCTGGAACCCATCTGCTGACACACAAGCACCAACAATACCAACAAGTTTAGCGAGTACTTCTAAAACAGCCACTACTATTTCTTTAAGCTGGACTGCATCTACAGACAATGTAGGAGTTACAGGTTATAACGTTTATACAAATGGTGTTTTAAAAACTACCGTAACAGGATTAACTGCTACCATAACAGGGTTGACAGCTGCAACAAGTTACAATATTACTGTCACTGCAAGAGATGCTGCAGGAAATACTTCAGCAGTAAGCAATACTATCACAGTAGTTACAGATACAAGTGGCGGACCTGGACCTGGAACTAACACTGACTTATTATTTACGGAATACATAGAAGGTTCTGGAAACAACAAAGCATTAGAAATCCTGAACTCAACTGGAAGTCCTGTAAATTTATCTAATTACAGCATCAAAAGACAAACTAACGGAACTGGTGCATGGAGCTCAGGACTTACTTTGAGCGGAACCTTAAATACTGGAAGCAAATTCACCATTGTAAATAATTTAATGGCATCAAGCTGTTTCCCGACAAGCTCAGCCAATCTTTCAACAACTGCCCCAGAACTTACCTTTAATGGAAACGATCCTGTAGGTTTATTCAAAAACGGTGTACTTATCGATATTATCGGAACTTTTAATGGTGGATCTGCAAACTTTGCTGTCGATGTAACTTTAAGAAGAAAATCAACTATCACCTCTCCGAGCACAACCTTTAACTTAAGTTCTCAATGGGATTCCTTTAGCGTTGATACTTGCAATAATTTAGGAAATAAAACTTTGGGGGTTACAAAAGAAAAGATCGTTTCAGATTCAAATGAAATCTTACTATATCCAAACCCTTCAAATGGTAATTTCTTTATCAGTTTCGACAATTCAAACGCTCCATATTCAATTGAAATAATTTCGGTAACAGGTCAAAAAGTGTTCGAAAAACAAAGCACAACACAACAATCTATAGCTGTAAGTAATCTTCCAAAAGGATTATACGTAATAAAAGTGATTAAAGAGGAAAAAACTCTCATTAAAAAGATAATAATCAACTAATTAAAAATTAGACAATCAATAATTAAAAAGTAGCAAATTGCTACTTTTTTTTTTGATCTTAATTAACTAAATTTGCAACTAAATACAACAAACTACACAACACAATGATTCATTTCTTTGAAAACCAAAGCAAAACTGTTTTTGCAGTACAAACGCAAAAC encodes:
- a CDS encoding PAS domain S-box protein, translating into MVLYYSFIAMISSWPSPLGLAIKLLLFNEIVSNKIFIFYNSPKFPALGLALFGFIVFLIYHFFNIKKQLGNFIEKEKENNTTDKEYLLYFLFLGITVILIEIINEIFKVRPESLLIINTSIGLSLLLFYFITTKVDYLRKNVQYIFITLFLLLFSHIVRNVIIYPNDTIPIISFIVSFYFSYSVLKPIKLYWLFSALLFLFLIDVTISQLVTLKTSIILINFSLIIFVVNYVKYAVLLNENDKFRFSNAVVHKGNSLTIASNRKGEILFCSETITNILGYTPEEVMGMGFWNLTEDPEFIPEEYHLNYTDDKLYIRKLKCKNGEYKHIQWKDKKFSEDLIIGIGQDITEQINTKDLYKNLIQSATDLIFETDDDGNFTFINEFAISTLGYSESEIISHNYLEFIRLDYITNTMSFYENLEDNLKKKESDFPAIEIPLLTKNREELWVSLKVIIRKNDLGEIIGYAGIARDITKLKNIEIENKIRQEKIEDYNTVSKKLSTTNFSNYNDIDSVVELIIKEAAIASKANRVSYWKYTEDAITCTNLYGTDNHKLDKKRVLKKEAYPIYFNSIKSKAIINAPDVFNQLEISEFTKDTFLKNNIKSMLDVPIFTNGQLTGILCFESTPNKRIWDNEDISFGRTISDIISLAVSSQMRLIAEKKLEFKSQLLSALALCTEKFLLSKSTSKMFEETFDIIGKATKVDHMFYYERDTNTNLVSQKYKWARKGIIKQITKLRGFSTENLHEIFAQAQNKKILNTLTSKLKDSFFKELLIANEIKSILILPLYINDEFTGFIGFDDCTNEKKWTEDEIYILQSLANNISSTLERNRNETRIHESEEKFKLIANNIPGTVYLSKFDELSTKVFLNDEIENLTGYPKSEFLENKLSFLSLIHPDDKENIIKSQVSDLKRGIPIHYVYRIKRKSGEYIWVEEFGDVIKKGNTIDFVGGIYFDITSKKETEDAIKAKQLAEAANKSKSDFLANMSHEIRTPLNGIIGFTNLLMKTNLEEIQQKYMITVNQSAQSLLNIINDILDFSKIEAGKLELNIDQYNIREILNQVVDLILYESNLKNLTLELNINEDIPSCFWIDVVRIKQILINLLANAVKFTEKGTIKLNVTILDRINDTYTIRFSVSDTGIGILEENKKRIFQAFSQEDSSTTRKFGGTGLGLTISNKLLSLMDSHLKLESKVNVGSTFYFDLDIQSCDIHDPVFFENTIEDSNNTNYVLTEEQLAKEIKFLIVEDNNVNRLLLRATIKNLFINAIIYDAENGKEAVELYKTVDPDIIFMDIQMPVMNGYEATVAIRKLKSGKKIPIIAVTAGAEKDEKQNCINAGMTGYISKPIIKGSIEKAIIKSII
- the ypfJ gene encoding KPN_02809 family neutral zinc metallopeptidase, whose amino-acid sequence is MKWQGRRQSDNVEDRRGMSSGGKTLVGGGIIGIIILLVNVFGGENAQFITPVLEQMQGSQPSQTEAAAPLSKEDEEMGNFVRVNLADNEDIWGKIFAENGMTYKNPKLVLFRGSVETACGGATAASGPFYCPGDQKVYMDLAFFEELKSRFGAEGGDFAISYVIAHEIGHHIQTLLGTSAKMRKAQEGKSEAQANKLSVALELQADFYAGVWAHYNEKNLDSGDIEEALSAANAVGDDAIQSKMQGRVVPDSFTHGTSEQRIYWFKKGFSTGDIKQGDTFAEIR
- the bshB1 gene encoding bacillithiol biosynthesis deacetylase BshB1 — encoded protein: MKLDILAFGAHPDDVELGCAGTILKEISLGKKVGIVDLTRGELGTRGSAELRDLEAAAAANILGVSVRENLAMRDGFFVNDEKHQLEVIKMIRKYKPEIVLCNAIDDRHIDHGKGSKLVSDACFLSGLMKIGTTLDGEKQTAWRPKVVYHYIQWKNIEPDFVVDITGFTEKKIESILAYGSQFYDANSKEPATPITSKNFLESLNYRAQDLGRLVGVDFAEGFTVERCLAVNSLENLL
- a CDS encoding chorismate-binding protein; this translates as MNHFFSKIKKHKEQDMPFVLYKKPKSDEIIALLQQNKTLHKVVDYKEKGFVFASFDKKQIVLIPENESEICTSKLEAKSVSLVDVVNLNFDTEAKKQFEALVENGVNAIKNEEFKKVVLSRSEIVSLSDFDFIETFQNLANLYPTTLAYCFFHPEVGFWMGATPEQLLKANGNVFETTALAGTQKATLATEVVWHQKEKDEQQYVTDFIVKRLEDVASSVEVTEPYSANAGSIWHIKTDISGALKTDSSLEEVIDLLHPTPAVCGYPKKKSRTFILENENYNRTFYTGFLGELNSSFTSDSISSDLFVNLRSMQIRNSEAVLYMGCGITKESIPENEWEESVNKSMTMKRVLNIK
- a CDS encoding PaaI family thioesterase, with amino-acid sequence MNFSKEQILEHCNQFSKNTLMQTLKIEYIDAGEDFLVAKMPVNPAVHQPMGLLHGGASVALAESVGSAASFFYINPELQEVRGIEISANHLKSIREGFVYGTARIIHKGRSLHLWEIKITDEEGNLVSLCKLTNMVLDRQKK
- a CDS encoding right-handed parallel beta-helix repeat-containing protein yields the protein MRTFFLLFTIGILLATSSCRSDFETVASTGDLVFSKDTVYLDTVFTNIGSSTYQLKVYNKSKKDITIPTIKLGKGLSSKYRMTVDGMHGTDGKIFNNVTLLAKDSMYVFIETTAAITDANPTDFLYTDQIQFDSGANLQNVELVTLIQDATFLYPKHFADGTTETLPIDGKEVEGFFLEDNELQFTNQKPYVIYGYAAVPEGKTVTFDAGSRVHFHSNSGLLVSKKASINVNGAISSTEKLEKEVIFEGDRLEPLYSDIPGQWGTIWLANGSTNNTITNLTIKNATTGLFIENSDQTTVRIKNTQIYNSVNHGILAQNGKIKGENIVINRAGLSSLACLYGGNYEFTHCTFNNNWQSSQQSTVSLSNTLAGASPETRDLTQATFNNCIIYGSNTNELSLDKKSNSAFVYQFNNSLIKHSSTSTNPDYQFNTDTQHYNGIILNQDPKFYKVSQNKFNIEANSSAFAKGNQSYIIPLDIIGNTRTSPPDLGAYQSMPFPK
- a CDS encoding endonuclease is translated as MKKIYSSLFLLLFTIATFAQIPSGYYNTATGTGYTLKTQLYNIIKGHTDNGYAGLYTTYQTSDIDNFFENDGSVLDMYSENPSGTDPYNYSIGTTQRCGNYVSEGDCYNREHIIPQSVFSEKAPMVSDAHFITPTDGKVNGIRSNYPHGVVNTPTYISQNGGKLGANSTSGYSGTVFEPINEFKGDIARMYFYFATRYENTVAGYSYPMFDGSGNKVFTAAFLNILLAWNAQDPVSPREIARNNAIYARQNNRNPYIDHPEYVNQIWNPSADTQAPTIPTSLASTSKTATTISLSWTASTDNVGVTGYNVYTNGVLKTTVTGLTATITGLTAATSYNITVTARDAAGNTSAVSNTITVVTDTSGGPGPGTNTDLLFTEYIEGSGNNKALEILNSTGSPVNLSNYSIKRQTNGTGAWSSGLTLSGTLNTGSKFTIVNNLMASSCFPTSSANLSTTAPELTFNGNDPVGLFKNGVLIDIIGTFNGGSANFAVDVTLRRKSTITSPSTTFNLSSQWDSFSVDTCNNLGNKTLGVTKEKIVSDSNEILLYPNPSNGNFFISFDNSNAPYSIEIISVTGQKVFEKQSTTQQSIAVSNLPKGLYVIKVIKEEKTLIKKIIIN